From a single Phoenix dactylifera cultivar Barhee BC4 unplaced genomic scaffold, palm_55x_up_171113_PBpolish2nd_filt_p 000119F, whole genome shotgun sequence genomic region:
- the LOC120104835 gene encoding uncharacterized protein LOC120104835, giving the protein MTVTRSSNQGDLQCDPEIERTLCRLRREARRNSEVNDLALDSLFASDSDLEEEEVMAENRTLKELAAPDLNQQPLCITFPTLDATTFELKSGLIHLLPTFHGLAGEDPHKHLKEFHVVCTSMKPMEVTEEQIKLRAFPFSLKDSAKDWLYYLPSGSITIWNEMKRLFLEKYFPASRAANIRKEICGVRQQNGESLHEYWERFKKLCASCPHHQISEQLLIQYFYEGLLPTERSMIDAASGGALVDKTPETARNLIANMAANSQQFGTRLDPPSKHVNEVNISSLEQQIASLTSLVRQMAVGNMQTEKACGICSVVGHPTDMCPTLQEEPTEQVNAAGGFPGQPQRKYDPYSSTYNPGWRDHPNLNYKNPQVNQPATQNRPNFQQYQQPYPPRQQPGQTSNSGMSLEDIVRTLATNTLQFQQETKQFQHEARASIQSLDNQMGQMATAISQLEAQSSGKLPSQTVVNPRENASAIVLRSGKEVEIPTKATPASSKQEKEKNIVADRNISNDDDVPKHKFPPLSAYKPVYPFPQALAESRKDEQNKDLYETFRRCEVNIPLLDAIKQVPRYAKFLKELCTIKRKQKLKGCEKVRVGENVSAVIQRKLPAKCKDPGMFTIPCTIGNTRFEKAMIDLGASINVMSYSIYASLKLGPLNKTGVVIQLADRSNAYPKGVVEDVLVQVNDLVFPADFYVLDMENGDQTAPILLGRPFLKTSKSKIDVHSGTLTMEFDGEIIKFNIYDAMKYPGDDNPVYSIDVIDSLAQEVFELDGKDGLEVAISKHLETENEELVLSTDLQEIVAALNNFPKLQQSGNVSYIALPVSNGRPLPSVLQAPIPDLKPLPSHLKYVFFGDRGTLPVIISNKLSALQEEKLVQILKEHQKAIGWTIADIKGISPTTCMHRILLEEGAKPSRQPQRRLNPPIMDVVKKEILKLLEVGVIYPISDSNWVSPVQVVPKKTGITVVKN; this is encoded by the coding sequence ATGACTGTAACTCGCTCTTCTAATCAAGGTGATTTGCAGTGTGATCCAGAAATAGAGAGAACTTTGTGCAGGTTGAGGAGGGAAGCTCGGAGAAATTCTGAAGTGAACGATCTAGCTCTTGATTCCCTATTTGCTAGCGATtctgatttagaagaagaggaagtcatggctgaaaatcgaactttgaaagagcttgctgcccctgatttgaatcaacaaccattatgcataacattccctactctagatgctactacttttgaattaaaatctggactaatacatctcttgcccactttccatggccttgcaggtgaagatcctcacaaGCATCTAAAGGAGTTTCATGTGGTATGCACGAGTATGAAACCCATGGAGGTGACCGAAGAGCAAATTAAATTAAGAGCCTTTCCGTTTTCTTTGAAGGATTCGGCTAAGGATTGGCTCTATTATCTACCATCTGGAAGTATTACCATATGGAACGAGATGAAGAGATTGTTTTTAGAGAAATATTTCCCAGCTTCAAGGGCGGCCAACATTCGAAAAGAAATTTGTGGTGTAAGGCAGCAAAACGGAGAGTCCCTACACGAATACTGGGAACGTTTCAAGAAATTATGTGCAAGCTGCCCCCATCATCAAATTAGTGAGCAGCTACTTATCCAGTATTTTTATGAGGGCCTTCTACCCACTGAAAGGAGCATGATTGATGCTGCTAGTGGAGGAGCTTTGGTGGATAAAACTCCAGAAACCGCGAGAAACTTGATTGCAAATATGGCAGCCAATTCTCAACAATTTGGCACTAGGCTTGACCCTCCATCTAAGCATGTTAATGAGGTAAATATTTCTTCCCTTGAACAGCAAATTGCGAGTCTAACTTCTCTTGTTCGTCAAATGGCTGTAGGTAATATGCAAACAGAAAAGGCTTGTGGGATTTGTTCGGTAGTAGGACATCCAACTGATATGTGCCCAACTCTTCAAGAGGAGCCCACTGAGCAAGTAAATGCGGCGGGTGGTTTTCCTGGACAACCTCAAAGGAAGTATGATCCCTACTCGAGCACATATAACCCAGGATGGAGGGATCACCCCAATCTTAATTATAAGAATCCACAAGTAAATCAGCCCGCGACTCAAAACCGCCCAAATTTTCAGCAATATCAGCAGCCATATCCTCCGAGACAACAACCGGGCCAAACTTCTAATTCTGGTATGTCTTTAGAAGATATTGTTAGGACTCTTGCCACTAATACTTTGCAATTTCAACAGGAGACAAAACAATTTCAGCATGAGGCGAGGGCCAGTATTCAAAGTTTAGACAATCAAATGGGCCAGATGGCAACCGCAATTAGTCAGCTAGAGGCACAAAGTTCGGGAAAATTACCCTCTCAAACAGTAGTAAATCCAAGAGAAAATGCAAGTGCAATCGTTTTGAGAAGTGGTAAGGAGGTTGAGATTCCAACAAAGGCAACCCCTGCATCGTCgaaacaagaaaaggagaaaaacattGTTGCAGACAGGAACATTTCCAATGACGATGATGTACCTAAGCATAAGTTTCCGCCTCTTTCGGCTTATAAACCAGTATATCCTTTTCCTCAAGCTTTAGCAGAATCTAGAAAAGATGAGCAAAATAAAGATTTATATGAGACTTTTCGTAGATGCGAGGTAAATATTCCACTTTTAGATGCTATTAAACAAGTACCTCGTTATGCTAAATTTCTGAAAGAACTATGTACAATTAAGCGGAAACAAAAACTTAAAGGATGTGAGAAGGTGAGAGTTGGAGAGAATGTTTCTGCAGTTATTCAAAGAAAACTCCCTGCAAAGTGCAAAGATCCAGGTATGTTTACTATCCCTTGTACGATAGGTAATACTAGATTTGAGAAAGCCATGATAGATTTAGGAGCTTCTatcaatgtcatgtcatattctatatatgcttctttgaaacttggacctttgaataaaactggtgttgtgattcaattggctgatagatCTAATGCCTATCCTAAGGGTGTAGTTGAGGATGTTCTTGTGCAAGTTAATGATTTGGTTTTCCCTGCTGATTTCTATGTGCTTGATATGGAGAATGGTGATCAAACTGCTCCTATTTTGTTAGGAAGACCATTCTTAAAGACATCCAAGTCTAAGATAGATGTTCATAGTGGCACACTTACCATGGAATTTGATGGTGAAATTATTAAGTTTAATATTTATGATGCCATGAAATATCCTGGTGATGATAATCCTGTTTATTCTATTGATGTGATTGATTCTTTAGCACaggaagtttttgaacttgatGGAAAAGATGGATTGGAAGTTGCCATTAGTAAGCATCTTGAGACAGAGAATGAGGAGTTAGTCTTGAGTACTGATTTGCAGGAAATTGTTGCAGCATTGAATAATTTTCCAAAGTTACAGCAGTCAGGTAACGTTTCTTATATTGCATTACCAGTTTCTAACGGAAGGCCTTTACCCTCTGTTTTGCAGGCCCCTATTCCAGATTTGAAGCCTCTCCCCAGTCACCTTAAGTACGTGTTCTTTGGAGACAGAGGAACATTACCAGTGATCATCTCCAATAAACTTAGTGCACTGCAAGAAGAAAAGCTTGTGCAGATCCTTAAGGAGCATCAAAAGGCTATTGGTTGGACAATTGCAGATATTAAAGGAATTAGCCCGACTACATGCATGCATCGTATCTTACTTGAAGAGGGAGCAAAACCTTCCCGTCAACCGCAAAGAAGATTGAACCCACCCATAATGGATGTAGTAAAGAAGGAGATCCTCAAACTTCTTGAAGTTGGAGTGATTTATCCTATTTCAGATAGCAATTGGGTTAGCCCGGTTCAAGTGGTTCCTAAAAAGACTGGAATAACGGTTGTGAAAAATTAG